The genomic interval GCTGGCCACACCACCACTGCTCAGGCAAGTTGCGGCCGTCTGCTGACGCGGGTCCGAAGTGGTGATGTAGACGAGGATATTCGTATCGAAGAACGCCTTCACTGATCATTCGCCTCGTCGCGATACCGCTCGTTTGCCTCGTCGCGATCAAACTTGTAGTCGGCAGGAAGTTTCCATTGCAGCTTGGAAAGGCGCTCCACCGCCGCCTTGCGCCGGTTTTCCTTCTCCACCACCAGCGTTCGTTCGACAATGTCGACCACGTTCAGCTCATCGCCCTCTTTCAGTTCGAGCTTGTCGACCAGAGCTTTGGGCAGCCTAACGGCGAGGCTATTGCCCCATTTCGACACCTGCATCACATCCTCTATGCCCGGTGATCCCGTATATCATATGCAGGATATACATTATCTCAACTAGCACGAGCTGGGCGCATCGCGCCCGTGGCCCCTTAAGGTGCCGGCCAACCGCCGCAGTCTTCACGCCAATCTCCCCATCTGTCGCAAGCAACCCTCTTGCAGGGCGGAGCCGACGCAGCTAGAAGATCCGCACACCCGAGGCGCGTCGCGAGCCACTCCCGCCGCGCCCGGCACCGTGTCGAGTGTGCCCCGTGCATCACTCCTAAATGCCTGATCCGTCAGCGCATTCTCGGTGGGGAATGGTGTAATGGTAGCACAACAGACTCTGACTCTGTTTGTCTTGGTTCGAATCCAGGTTCCCCAGCCAGTTCCGGCCTAGGCCGATTGAAAATCCCTCGTTTCGACCTATCGTTCACCCATCGCTGCGGCGCCGCTCGGCGCGAACGGCACCAGCCGGGTGAGCGTTGATGACCGATACGAAGCCAGACATCTCGCTGCTCAAGCGTGCGCTCGATCGTCTGATCGAGGGGCTCGCACGTTATCAGGCCGACATCTCCGATACTCAGATCCGCGACGGCTTGGTGCAGCGCTTCGAGTTCACCTACGAGATCGCGCACAAGATGGTGAAGCGCTATCTGGAATTCGCTTCGCCGAACCCGGCGCTGATCGACGGTATGAGCTTTCAGGATCTGATCCGTACCGCGGGTGAACAGGGTCTATTGCTAGGGGAATGGGCCGACTGGCGCGGCTTCCGCGAAATGCGCAGCAAAACCAGCCACACCTACAATGAAGACGTTGCGCTGGAAGTGGTCGGCGGCATCCCGCGCTTCATCGCGGAAGCCCGCGTACTCTACGACCGTCTCGCCGAGCGGCTGGCATGACGGCGCCTCTGCTGAAGCTCGATCTGCGCCCCGAACACTGGGCGATGGTTCGCGATATCCTGGCGACGCAGATCCCGGACCGGGAAGTTCTCGCCTTCGGCTCGCGCGCTCGTGGACAGGCGAAGCCATATTCGGATCTCGATCTCGCCGTGCTCGGAGATGATCCGCTCGGCCTCCACAAGGTTGCCGAACTGAAGGAAGCGTTCGAGGAGTCGGACCTTCCATTCAAGGTCGACGTCGTTGAGTGGACACAGACCGATGCGCGGTTTCGCGAGGTGATCCGGCGCGATGCGGTGCGGGTGCAGTCCGCCGGCGCGTCTGCCCCCTGAGCAGCGCGCCTCACCCCTCCCCCACCGCCTTCGCCTGGACCAGCGCGTCGATCTCGTCGGCGTGGTAGCCGGCCTCCAGCAGCACCTCGCGGGAATGTTCGCCGAGGCGCGGAGATGGGCGGTGCAGGTTGGGCGGAGCTTCGGAGAAGCGCGTCGCCGGGCGGGCCTGGCGGAGCTTGCCTTCGCTGGGGTGATCAATCGCGGCGAACAGGCCGACGGCTTTGAGGTGCTCCTGCTCGCCGATCTCGCTGATCTTGGCAAACGCCGTGTGCGGCACGTCGAGGCGCAGCAGCAATTCCTCCCACTCCGCGGTGGTGCGGGCCGGCGCGATCTCGGCCATCGCCGCATAGATCCGGTCGATGTTCTCCGCCCGCGCCACCGGATCGCGCACCTGGAGTTCGTCGATCAGTTCGGAGCGGCCGACCGCTTCGAAAAACGCGCACCAGTTGTCGCCGGAATACGGCAGCATCGTCATCCAGCCGTCCTTGGTACGCACCGGCTTGCGCTCCTTCATCCGCTTGTAGCCCGAGGGGCCGATCGGCGGATCGAACGCGTAGCCGCCGAGCATCTCGATGCTGTTGAAGCCGGCGATGGTCTCCAGCATCGGCACCTCGACGAGCTGGCCCTTGCCGGTGCGCTCGCGGCTGAACAGCGCCGCCGACACCGCGCCAGCGAGCGCCTGGCCGCAGATCTTGTCGCCGACCAGGCTCGGTACGAATTGCGGCTCGTCGTCCGAGCCGATCGATGAGGCAAGACCCGAAGCCGCCTGGATGATCTCGTCGAACGCCGGCCGCGCCGCCCATGGGCCATCCTGGCCGAAGCCGGTCGCGGCGGCGTAGATCAGCCGCGGATTGAGCGCCGCACAGGCGTCATAGCCGAAGCCGAGCCGCGCCATCGCAGCGGGGCGGACGTTGGTGAGCAGCACGTCGGCGGTCGGGATCAGCCGCTGCAGCACCGCCTTGCCGTCAGGATGCTTCAGGTCCAGCGCAAGGCTGCGCTTGTTGCGGTTCACCGCCATGAACTGGCCGCTCATGCCGCGGTTTCGAAACAGCCCGGTGTAGCGCCACATGTCGCCGTCGAGGGTTTCGATCTTGATGACGTCGGCGCCCCAGTCGCCGAGGATCTGCGCCGCATAAGGGCCGAACAGCACGCTGGTGAGATCGAGAATGCGGATGCCGGCGAGCGGCCCGGTCGGTACGGTCATGGACTCAACGATGCGGTTGAAGGAAATAACTCGACGTCGACAGCGCGACGCCATTCAGCAGGACGGGAGCGGCAAGCGCCCTCCCCCATCCTGGGTCTCGCGCAACTACTCGCTCAGCACGTCGCCAAACAGCTCCCACGAGGTGCCGTTGAAGCGCGCCATCTGCAGTTGCCGGATCGGCGTACGCTGATCGGGCGACATCTGCAGCTTGATGCCGGGCAGCAACATCGGCATCTCGACGCCGTTCAGCGCCTCCACCTGCTTCATCAGATTAGCCCGGGTGAGATCGTCGCCGGCACGGCGCAGCACCAGCTCCATCATCTGCGCAAAGGTGTAGCCGGAGACGTTGAAGATGTCGGCCGGATCGGCGCCGGGATTGTAGGCCTGCATCCAGCTGCGCCATTGCTGCATGCCGGGATCATTGGCCCAGCGCGGATCGCCCGGATCCTTCAGGTAAGCGCCAGTGACGATGCCGACCGCGTTCTCCAGCCCCGCCGGCTTCAGCACCGATCCGACTGAATTCGACACCGCCGGCAGAATGATCTGCGGCTTCCAGCCGAGCTCGGCGGCTTTCTTGATCACCTGCGCGGCGAATTTCGGCGTGCACTCGTTGAACAGCACGTCGGCGCCGGCGGCCTTGAACTTGACGATCTGGGAGTCGACGGTCGGGTCGGTGGTTTCGTACACCGCCTCCGAGACGATCTGGTTGACGTGCTCGCCGAGCCCTTCCTTGAAGCCGGCGAGATAATCGCGGCCGGCTTCCTCGGCCGGCGTGATCACCGCGATCTTGGCGTTCGGTTTGTTGGCGAGAATCCACTTCGCGTAGATCCTGCCCTCGGTCTTGTAGGTCGGCTGCGAGCCTGTGCTCCACGGGAAATGCGCGGCGTCGTTCCAGCGGCTCGCGCCGCTGAACGGCAGCAGCTGCGGGACCCTCTTGATGTTGAGATACTTCTGCACCGCGATGTTCGGCCCGGTGCCGAGGATCGAGAACATTGCCAGTACTTCGTCGCTTTCCACCAGGCGGCGAACCTGCTCCACCGTCTTCGACGGCGAGTAAGCATCGTCGAGGCTGAGCAGCTCGACCTTGCGGCCGTTGATGCCGCCCTTGTCGTTCACCATTTTGAAGTAAGCGGCCTCGGCCCGCCCGATCGTCGAATAGGCCGACGCCGGTCCCGAATACGGCATGGTCTGGCCGAGCTTGATCAGGCTGTCGCTGGCGCCGGGATCGTAGCTGCCGCCGGCGAACGCGGCGCCAGCGCTCAGTACTGCGAGCAGCGCAGCCGCGGCGGCGATCGGTGTGTGCCGAAACAATTGCATGCGGGGTCTTCCTCCTTGGTCCGGCCGCATCGTCTTGTCGCGATGCTGTCCGGTCTTCGCTCCCTCGCGGCGTTGCGACCGCGTTCGCGCTGCGTGTTGCAGGCGCCTGTTATGGGTGAGCGCACGGCTCACCGGTTGATGAAAAACATACATCCTTCGCCCGCGCTGAGGCGTGCGATCCCGTACGCATCTGCATGCGAATTTCGCAGGCTCGGAAAGCCTGCGGGCACTCGCCGGTCAGGGAGCGCGCGGCCGCACGTAGACGTCGTAGCGGACGGTCTTGCCGGCGATCTGATGCGAGGGCTTGCGCGCGGCCGGCGGCGCTGCGGCGCGAAGCGGCCATTTCAGCACCACGCGGCCGCAGTCGGCCGACAGCGCTGCAGCCAACAGCTCGCCGACGTCCGGATCGGCGCCGACCAGATCGCGCAGCAGCCGCATCTCCTGCTTCACCAGCGCGGTCTTGGTTCGCGGCGGATGCATCGGATCGATGGTGACGACGTCGGCCTGCAGCGTCGGCAGCAGCACCCGGGCATCACCGTGCAGCAGCGTCATCCGGCCGATGATCGCTGCGAGTTCGTCGCTCTCGCTGCGTGCGGCTTCGAGCGCTTCGGCCAGCAGCGCGTGCACCTCCGGCACCCGCTCGATCAGCGTCACCGTCGCGCCCATCGAGGCGAGGAGGAAGGCGTCGCGGCCGAGGCCGGCGGTGGCGTCGATCACATGCAGCGGACGGGTCGGCGAGACGCCGGTGGCCTTGAGCAGCGCGTGGCTGCGCCCCGCCTGGGTGCGAAACCGATAGCCGACCGCGCCGCCGACGAAGTCGACGGCAGGCGCGGTCCGGGCCGGTTCGGCCATTGCGCCTTATTGCAGGCTGAGCGCGACGAAGCGCAGCTCGCCGGAGCCGTTGGCGACCAGCAGCAGCACGGACTTCTTGCCGTCCTTCTTGAGCTGGTCGACCCGTTTCTTGATGTCGGCGGCGTTGCCGACCGACTCCTGGGCCACTTCGACGATGACGTCACCGGCCGACAACCGCTTCTCGGCAGCATCAGAGCCATCGTCGACGCCCGTCACCAGCACGCCCTTGACGCTGTCCTTGATCTTGTAGCGACCGCGCAGATCCTTCGACAGCGCGGCGAGATCGAGGCCCAGCACCTTCTGGGTCACCGGCTTTTCCGGTTCGGGCTGCGACTTCGCCGAAGCCGGCTGCGGCTTGGCATCGTCGTCGAGCCGGCCGAGCGTGACCTGCTTGGTCTCTTCCTTACCCTTGCGGATCAGGACGACATCGACGGTCTTGCCGACCGCGGTGTCGGCGACGATGCGCGACAGGTCCTTCGGCTCCTTGATGTCCTTGCCGTCGAACTTCACCACCACGTCGCCCGGTTCGATACCGGCCGGCTTGGCCGGGCCCTTGTCGTCGACGCCGGCGACCAGCGCGCCGCGCGCCGGCTTGATGCTCAGGCTCTCGGCGATCTCGTCGGTGACCTGCTGAATGCGGACGCCGAGCCAGCCGCGGCGCAATTCGCCGAACTGACGGAGCTGATCGACCACCGGCACCACGGTCTTCGACGGCACGGCAAAGCCGATGCCGATCGAGCCGCCCGAGGGCGAGATGATCAGCGTGTTCACGCCGATCACTTCGCCGGCGAGGTTGAACAGCGGACCGCCGGAGTTGCCGCGATTGATCGCAGCGTCGGTCTGGATGTAGCTGTCATACGGGCCGGAGTTGATGTCGCGGTTGCGCGCCGAGACGATGCCGGCGGTCACGGTGCCGCCGAGCGAGAACGGATTGCCGATCGCGATCACCCATTCGCCCAGCCGCAGCTTGTCGCTGTCGCCGAACTTCACCGCGGTCAGCGTCTTGCCCGCCGGCGGCTTGAACTTCAGCACCGCAAGGTCGGTCTTCTTGTCGACGCCGACCAGCTCCGCCTTGATCTTGGTGCCGTCGTTGAGGATCACGTTGATCTCGTCGGAATCGGCGATGACGTGATTGTTGGTGACCACCACGCCGGCCGGATCGATGATGAAGCCGGAGCCGAGCGAATTGGTCTTGCGCGGGCCGCCGCCCTTTTCGCCGCGGCGGTTCTTGAAGAAGTCCTCGAAGAACTCCTCGAACGGCGAGCCCGGCGGCAATTGCGGCGCAGCGCCGCCCTTGCTCTCGCCCGAGCCGCCCTTGGCATCGACCGTCTGGGTGGTGGAGATGTTGACCACCGCATCGATCACCTTCTCGGCGACATCGGCGATCCCTTCGGGGCCGCGGGCGGAGGCTGGCGCCGGGCCGGCGATCACCGCCGCGCCGAGGCACAGCGCGGCGAACAGCGGCCTGATCCGCAAGGGCCTGATCCGGGAACTAAAGGCGATCGCAGCGGGCATGGTCGAATCATCTCCTGGCGTGCGCAAAAGAGAGCGCAGTCGCGTGAACACTGCGCCCGATCCTGGGACCGGCGCAAGCATCGGTGGTGAACGAAGCTACCCTATCCGCGCCACTGATTGCGGCGAAAACCAGCGTCAAACCCGATGTCGTGGTTGAAAACGTCGTGACAGCATTCCGGCACCGTCACCGGCGCAGCAATGCCGGGCGCGCGCTTTAGTGCCGGACCAGCCAGATCAGCAGCAGGCCGCCGACCGCGGAGCCGATGCCGACCGCACGCAGCACATTGTCCGGAGTTTCCAGTGCGCTCTTCATCGCCCGCCGCATCCAATTAGGGCTGGCCGCGAAGATCAGGCCTTCCAGAACGAACAGCAATCCCACGCCGATGAGGAGGTCGGCGAACGCGAAAGACCTCATGCGACAGCTTCCTCCTGGCCGGCGCGCGGCCCTTGTTGTCCCAGCGCAGCTCAGCGCGCGCCGCTGTTGATCGGCCTGTTCTAGAGCAATTCCGCGTCCGATTGAAATCCAACTGCGGCTCTACAGGGTTGTTTTGTCGCGCCTTCTGACCGGAGCCTTAACCGGCCATAGCAGGCGAAGGGTAAGGCCAAAAGCAAACGGGCCGCTGGTGGGCGGCCCGTTGCAATATCGTGGTTCCGGTTTAGCGCGGTGCGGCAGGTGCCGCCGGAGCTGCAGCCGCGGCCGGCGCAGCGCCGTTCGTGGCCGCCCGCCCGTCCGGGCTGCCGAAGAACCGGAAGAAGTCCGAGTCAGGCCGCAGCAGGAAGCGGGTGTCGTTGCTCTTCAGCGACTGCTCGTAAGCGGTCATCGACCGGTAGAACGCGAAGAACTCAGGGTCCTTCGAGTACGCCGTCGCGAACAGCCGGTTACGCTCGGCGTCGCCCGAACCGCGGATCTGCTCGGCCTCGGAATTGGCCTCGGCGATGATCACGGTGGCTTCGCGGTCGGCCTTGGAGCGGATCTCCTGCGCCTTCTGGCCGCCCTGCGCGCGGAACTCGGCAGCTTCACGCTGACGCTCGGTCTGCATCCGCTGATACACCGCCTGGCTGTTCTGGTCGGGCAGATCGGCGCGGCGGATCCGGACGTCGACCACCGAGATGCCGTAGCCTTCTGCTTCCTTGTCGAGCTGGGCACGGATGCGGCCCATCAGAGCCTCACGCTCGTCGCGCACCACCTGGATGAAGGTGACCTCGCCGAGCACGCGGCGCAGCGACGCGTTGAGCAGCGTAGTGAGCTGCACGTTGGCGGCCGGGATCGAGCCGACGCTCTGATAGAAGCGCAGCGCGTTCTTGATCCGGTAGCGCGCGAACGCATCCACCACGAGCCGCTTCTGGTCGGCGGCGATCACTTCCTGGGACGGGTTCTCGAGGTCGAGAATCCGCTTGTCGATGCTGATCACCGTATCGATGAACGGCGCCTTGAAATGCAGACCCGGCTCGGTGACGACCCGCACCGGCTCGCCGAGGCGGACCAGCAGCACCTGCTCGGTCTGATTGACGGTGAACAGCGACGACCAGCCGACGATGACAGCGACCAGCGCCACGATCAGCGCGACGACTCCTGCGACTCCGGCCTTCATCGGTTGCCTCCGCCCATCGGCTGCTGGTTCTGCTGCACGGTTGCCGGCGGCGACGAGCGCCGGGTCAGTTCGTTCAGCGGCAGATAGGGCACGATGCCTTGCGCATTGCCGGCGCCCGGATCGTAGACCAGCTTGTCGGCGGAGCCGAGCACGCGCTCCATGGTTTCAAGATAGATACGTTCGCGGGTCACCGCAGGGGCCTTCTTGTATTCCTCGTACACGTCCAGGAAGCGCGCGCTCTGGCCCTTGGCCTCGGCGACCGCCTGGCCCTTGTAGCCTTCGGCGTTCTGGATGATCTGCGAAGCGCGGCCCTTGGCGTCGGGGATGACGCGGTTGGCGTAGGTCTGCGCTTCGTTCTGCATGCGCTCCTGGTCGGCGCGCGCGGCCTGCACGTCGCGGAAGGCATCGATCACCTGCTGCGGCGGGTCGACCTTCTGCAGCTGCACCTGCTGCACCAGCACGCCGGCGCCGTAGCTGTCGAGCGTCCGCTGCATCAGTTCCTGCACGGCGTTTTCGATGGTGGAGCGGGCGCCGGTCAGGATCGGCTGAATGTCGGAGCGGCCGATCACTTCGCGCATCGCGCTCTCGGCCACCGCCTTCACCGTGCCCTGCGGGCTCTGGATGTTGAACAGGTAGTCGCCGACGCCGTCGGGCTTGATCCGCCACAGCACGGTGAAGTCGACGTCGACGATGTTCTCGTCGCCGGTCAGCATCAGGCTCTCTTCCGGCACGTCGTGCATGGTCGCACCGCGGCGGGCCGGATCGTTCATCAGCGTCATGCCGATGCTGATCGTGTTGACGCGCAGCGCCTTCGGCAGCAGCACGGTCTCGATCGGATACGGCAGGTGATAGTTCAGACCCGGCTGCACGGTGCGGACGTGCTTGCCGAAGCGGAGCACCACGCCGAGCTCTTCCGACTGAACGCGGAAGAAGCCGGACAGGCCCCAGATCGCCAGCGCGCCGAGCAGCACGATCGCGATACCGAGCCCGCTGAAATGGCCGCCGGGAAGGATCTGTTGCAGCCGGTCCTGACCACGACGGAGCAGGTCTTCAAGATCAGGCGGCCGCGGTCCCGATGATTGTGGCCCCGAGCCCCACGGACCCTTGGGGCCCGAACCCCACGGGCCTCCGCCTTGATTCTTCCACGGCATTCAAACATCTCCTTCGCAGCCGAACGGCCGCAGTCTGCCCGGCTTTATAGGGGACCGTCCCCCCGGGCACAACGCGCGTCATTCCGCGTTGCGAGCTAAGCCTTGACGAAGGTTTGTCAATTGCAAACGGTGCCGCGCCCCCGCTCAGCACGTGGTTTCGCGTCGATACGTCACATAGGAAAAATCAGCGCTGTCGTGCGGCCCGGCCGTATGACGTTCGCGTGCCACTTCACGCCATTGTTCCGGACTGATCGGCGGAAACGAGGTATCACCGGCGGGCTCCGCATGCACTTCGGTGAGTTCGATCCGCACAGCGCGTGGCAGCCACTGCGTGTAGATCTCCGCCCCGCCGATCACCGCAATCTCGGTGGCAAAACGCCGCAGCGCATCGCCGCGCGCGACCTCTTCGGCCGCCGTAAATGACGGCGCCACCACCACGCCCGGGGCTGTGAATGCGGCGTCCCGCGTCACCACGATGTTGGTGCGCCCAGGCAACGGCCGGCCGATCGACTGATAGGTCTTGCGGCCCATAATCACCGGCTTGTTCAGCGTGAGCTGTTTGAACCGCTGCAGATCCGACTTCAGCCGCCACGGGATCGCGTTGCCCTGCCCGATCACGCCATTGTCAGCGACGGCAACGACCAGAACGATCGACAGGCCTGCCACCTCCGCGGCGTTACTACTCACACCGCCACCTCGGCCTTGATGTGCGGGTGCGGATCATAGCCGGTCAGGGTGAAATCCTCGTAGCGGAAGCCGAAGATGTCCTTCACCGCCGGATTGATCGTCATCCCCGGCAGCGCGCGCGGCGCGCGGGTCAGTTGCAGCCGCGCCTGCTCCAGGTGATTGGAATACAGATGCGCATCGCCGAGGGTGTGAACGAAATCACCCGGCTTCAAACCGGTGACTTGCGCCACCATCATGGTCAGCAGCGCGTAGGACGCGATGTTGAACGGCACGCCGAGAAACACATCGGCGGAGCGCTGATACAGCTGGCACGACAGCTTGCCGTTCGCGACGTAGAACTGGAATAGGCAGTGGCACGGCGGCAGCGCCATCTTCTCGACGTCGGCCGGATTCCACGCCGTGACCATCAGCCGCCGTGAATCCGGATTACGCTTGATCATCTCGACGACGTTGGCGATCTGGTCGATCGAGCCGCCGTCGGCGGTCGGCCAGGAGCGCCATTGCGCGCCGTATACCGGGCCGAGATCGCCATTGGCGTCCGCCCACTCGTCCCAGATCGTGACGCCGTGATCGTGCAAATATTTGATGTTGGTGTCGCCCTTCAGGAACCACAGCAGTTCGTGGACGATCGCCTTCAGCGGCAGCCGCTTGGTGGTCACCATCGGGAAGCCGGCCGCCAGATCGAACCGCATCTGATGCCCGAACACCGACAGCGTGCCGGTGCCGGTGCGGTCGTGCTTCTCCGCCCCGTCGCTCAAGATGCGTTCGAGCAGGTCCTGATATTGGATCATCGGCGATGTGGCTCGAAAATGCCGCGGACGCGGCGGTTCAGGCCTGCGGGCGCGTGGGCTTTAAGGAGAATCCGGACAGGCTGCGAAAATGGCCCGGGACGATGGCCACGGCAAGGCCGCTGCGCCGCCCTTCCACACGCAGGCCTGTGATCGGCCTCCGCCCGGAGGTTGCAGCTAGGGGATGTTTCCCTTCACCACCTCTTCCCAGCGGTTGATCTCGTCTTGAACGAGCTGGGCCAGCACGACCGGGGCGCGCTGCTCGGGCCGCGGTACCAGGGCGCCGAGGTCGGTCAGCCGGGTCCGGACATCCGACTGGTCGAGGGCGCGGGAGACCGCCGCGTTGATCTTGGCGACGATCGGTTCCGGCGTGCCGCGCGGCGCGAACAGGCCGGTCCAGGCGCCGACCTGGAAGCCGGGCAGCCCGGCTTCGCGGGCGGTGGGTATGTCGGGAACCACCGGATCGCGCTCCGACGCGGCAATCACATAGGCTTTGACCTTGCCCTCGCGCAGCGCCGGCACCGCATTGACGATCTGGTCGCACATGTAATCGACCTGCCCTTCCACCAGCGCCTGCAGCGCCGGGCCGGTGCCGCTGAACGGCACCCCGGTCGGATCGACCTTGAGCAGGCGGTTGAGCAGCAGGCACGACGCGTATGACACCGAGCCGAAGCCGGCATGTGCGACGTTGAGGTTGTCGGTGTGCGATTTCACGTAGGACGCGAACTCGCTCAGGTCCTTCGGCGGGAACTGCTTGCGGGCCAGCAGCAGGACGGGCATCTCGGTGAGCAGCGCGACCGGCGAGAAGTCCTTATCGGGCCGGTAGGCGAGCTTGGGGAACAGCGCCACCGCGGCGCCGTGAGTTCCAAGATGGCCGACAATCAGCGTGTGGCCGTCGGGCGCGGCGTGCGCGACGCGGGTCGCCGCCAGCGTACCACCGGCACCGAGCATGTTCTCGATTTCGATCGGCTGACCGAGCGTCTTCGCCATCTCGGCAGTAATCAGCCGTGTGACGGTATCGGTCGGTCCGCCCCGGGCGAACGGAACCACGACGGTGACGGTACGAACGGGAAAATCGATCTGGTCCAACCGGTCCGGCTCGGCGGCCGCGGCGGGCGACACCCAGAGTGCCATCAGGGCGATCGCAGCGCATCTCGCGGCGCTCGCTCCGTCAAACAAATTCATTGTGCGTCTCCGCCGGAAAGACGTGGTGATAGCGAATTACTCGCTATCAGATCAACCGGCGAAAACGACGTTGCGGCGATGCGGGATTAGCGGCGCTGAAATTACCCTTCGGACTCGACAAACACTTCGTCGCGCTTGCGCCGCAGCATAGGTAATACCGCCAGGATCAGCAGGCCGGCGGCGACGACCAGCAGTGACGCCGAAAGCGGCCGGGTGATGAATACCGAGGCATCACCACGCGAGATCAGCAGGGCGCGCCGCAGATTGTCCTCCATCAGCGGCCCCAGCACCATGCCGAGCAGCAACGGGGCCGGTTCGAAGTCGTGCTTCACCAGCCAATAGCCGATCAGCCCGAAGGCACCCGCCAGGATGACATCGACCGGGGCGTTGTTCACCGAGTAGATCCCGATGCAGCAGAACACCACGATCGACGGAAACATCAGCCGGTACGGGACGCGGAGCAGCCGCACCCAAATACCCACCAGAGGCAGAT from Rhodopseudomonas palustris carries:
- a CDS encoding DUF2065 domain-containing protein, with the translated sequence MRSFAFADLLIGVGLLFVLEGLIFAASPNWMRRAMKSALETPDNVLRAVGIGSAVGGLLLIWLVRH
- a CDS encoding CaiB/BaiF CoA transferase family protein, with protein sequence MTVPTGPLAGIRILDLTSVLFGPYAAQILGDWGADVIKIETLDGDMWRYTGLFRNRGMSGQFMAVNRNKRSLALDLKHPDGKAVLQRLIPTADVLLTNVRPAAMARLGFGYDACAALNPRLIYAAATGFGQDGPWAARPAFDEIIQAASGLASSIGSDDEPQFVPSLVGDKICGQALAGAVSAALFSRERTGKGQLVEVPMLETIAGFNSIEMLGGYAFDPPIGPSGYKRMKERKPVRTKDGWMTMLPYSGDNWCAFFEAVGRSELIDELQVRDPVARAENIDRIYAAMAEIAPARTTAEWEELLLRLDVPHTAFAKISEIGEQEHLKAVGLFAAIDHPSEGKLRQARPATRFSEAPPNLHRPSPRLGEHSREVLLEAGYHADEIDALVQAKAVGEG
- a CDS encoding nucleotidyltransferase substrate binding protein, with product MTDTKPDISLLKRALDRLIEGLARYQADISDTQIRDGLVQRFEFTYEIAHKMVKRYLEFASPNPALIDGMSFQDLIRTAGEQGLLLGEWADWRGFREMRSKTSHTYNEDVALEVVGGIPRFIAEARVLYDRLAERLA
- a CDS encoding nucleotidyltransferase family protein; amino-acid sequence: MTAPLLKLDLRPEHWAMVRDILATQIPDREVLAFGSRARGQAKPYSDLDLAVLGDDPLGLHKVAELKEAFEESDLPFKVDVVEWTQTDARFREVIRRDAVRVQSAGASAP
- the hflC gene encoding protease modulator HflC produces the protein MKAGVAGVVALIVALVAVIVGWSSLFTVNQTEQVLLVRLGEPVRVVTEPGLHFKAPFIDTVISIDKRILDLENPSQEVIAADQKRLVVDAFARYRIKNALRFYQSVGSIPAANVQLTTLLNASLRRVLGEVTFIQVVRDEREALMGRIRAQLDKEAEGYGISVVDVRIRRADLPDQNSQAVYQRMQTERQREAAEFRAQGGQKAQEIRSKADREATVIIAEANSEAEQIRGSGDAERNRLFATAYSKDPEFFAFYRSMTAYEQSLKSNDTRFLLRPDSDFFRFFGSPDGRAATNGAAPAAAAAPAAPAAPR
- a CDS encoding Do family serine endopeptidase — encoded protein: MPAAIAFSSRIRPLRIRPLFAALCLGAAVIAGPAPASARGPEGIADVAEKVIDAVVNISTTQTVDAKGGSGESKGGAAPQLPPGSPFEEFFEDFFKNRRGEKGGGPRKTNSLGSGFIIDPAGVVVTNNHVIADSDEINVILNDGTKIKAELVGVDKKTDLAVLKFKPPAGKTLTAVKFGDSDKLRLGEWVIAIGNPFSLGGTVTAGIVSARNRDINSGPYDSYIQTDAAINRGNSGGPLFNLAGEVIGVNTLIISPSGGSIGIGFAVPSKTVVPVVDQLRQFGELRRGWLGVRIQQVTDEIAESLSIKPARGALVAGVDDKGPAKPAGIEPGDVVVKFDGKDIKEPKDLSRIVADTAVGKTVDVVLIRKGKEETKQVTLGRLDDDAKPQPASAKSQPEPEKPVTQKVLGLDLAALSKDLRGRYKIKDSVKGVLVTGVDDGSDAAEKRLSAGDVIVEVAQESVGNAADIKKRVDQLKKDGKKSVLLLVANGSGELRFVALSLQ
- a CDS encoding dihydrofolate reductase; amino-acid sequence: MSSNAAEVAGLSIVLVVAVADNGVIGQGNAIPWRLKSDLQRFKQLTLNKPVIMGRKTYQSIGRPLPGRTNIVVTRDAAFTAPGVVVAPSFTAAEEVARGDALRRFATEIAVIGGAEIYTQWLPRAVRIELTEVHAEPAGDTSFPPISPEQWREVARERHTAGPHDSADFSYVTYRRETTC
- a CDS encoding class I SAM-dependent methyltransferase, encoding MAEPARTAPAVDFVGGAVGYRFRTQAGRSHALLKATGVSPTRPLHVIDATAGLGRDAFLLASMGATVTLIERVPEVHALLAEALEAARSESDELAAIIGRMTLLHGDARVLLPTLQADVVTIDPMHPPRTKTALVKQEMRLLRDLVGADPDVGELLAAALSADCGRVVLKWPLRAAAPPAARKPSHQIAGKTVRYDVYVRPRAP
- a CDS encoding ABC transporter substrate-binding protein produces the protein MQLFRHTPIAAAAALLAVLSAGAAFAGGSYDPGASDSLIKLGQTMPYSGPASAYSTIGRAEAAYFKMVNDKGGINGRKVELLSLDDAYSPSKTVEQVRRLVESDEVLAMFSILGTGPNIAVQKYLNIKRVPQLLPFSGASRWNDAAHFPWSTGSQPTYKTEGRIYAKWILANKPNAKIAVITPAEEAGRDYLAGFKEGLGEHVNQIVSEAVYETTDPTVDSQIVKFKAAGADVLFNECTPKFAAQVIKKAAELGWKPQIILPAVSNSVGSVLKPAGLENAVGIVTGAYLKDPGDPRWANDPGMQQWRSWMQAYNPGADPADIFNVSGYTFAQMMELVLRRAGDDLTRANLMKQVEALNGVEMPMLLPGIKLQMSPDQRTPIRQLQMARFNGTSWELFGDVLSE
- a CDS encoding AbrB/MazE/SpoVT family DNA-binding domain-containing protein; translation: MQVSKWGNSLAVRLPKALVDKLELKEGDELNVVDIVERTLVVEKENRRKAAVERLSKLQWKLPADYKFDRDEANERYRDEANDQ
- the hflK gene encoding FtsH protease activity modulator HflK, with translation MPWKNQGGGPWGSGPKGPWGSGPQSSGPRPPDLEDLLRRGQDRLQQILPGGHFSGLGIAIVLLGALAIWGLSGFFRVQSEELGVVLRFGKHVRTVQPGLNYHLPYPIETVLLPKALRVNTISIGMTLMNDPARRGATMHDVPEESLMLTGDENIVDVDFTVLWRIKPDGVGDYLFNIQSPQGTVKAVAESAMREVIGRSDIQPILTGARSTIENAVQELMQRTLDSYGAGVLVQQVQLQKVDPPQQVIDAFRDVQAARADQERMQNEAQTYANRVIPDAKGRASQIIQNAEGYKGQAVAEAKGQSARFLDVYEEYKKAPAVTRERIYLETMERVLGSADKLVYDPGAGNAQGIVPYLPLNELTRRSSPPATVQQNQQPMGGGNR